In the Pseudochaenichthys georgianus chromosome 1, fPseGeo1.2, whole genome shotgun sequence genome, one interval contains:
- the med28 gene encoding mediator of RNA polymerase II transcription subunit 28, with amino-acid sequence MASSMSGMFSGQQPPVVHPVGGPGGPGQPGFPGTAARAPGNNTLVDELEASFEACFASLVSQDYVNGTDQEEIRTGVDQCIQKFLDVARQTECFFLQKRLQLSVQKPEQVVKEDVSELRNELQRKELLVQKHLSKLHHWQQVLEDVSVQQRKPSDLPPPGPLAFLEQASASLPPAPLKPN; translated from the exons atggcatcgtCCATGAGTGGGATGTTTTCTGGTCAGCAGCCGCCCGTCGTTCATCCCGTCGGAGGTCCTGGTGGACCGGGACAGCCGGGCTTCCCCGGTACCGCTGCCAGAGCCCCGGGGAACAACACGCTGGTGGACGAACTGGAAGCTTCCTTTGAG GCATGTTTTGCATCTCTGGTTAGCCAAGACTACGTTAATGGAACTGACCAGGAGGAGATTCGAACTG GTGTTGACCAGTGCATACAGAAGTTCCTGGACGTGGCTCGACAGACAGAGTGCTTCTTCTTACAGAAAAGGCTTCAGTTGTCTGTGCAGAAACCAGAGCAGGTGGTAAAAGAG GATGTGTCAGAGTTACGTAATGAGCTTCAGAGGAAAGAGTTACtggttcagaaacacttgtccaAGCTTCACCACTGGCAGCAAGTGCTGGAGGATGTGAGCGTTCAGCAGCGCAAACCCTCCGACCTTCCTCCTCCCGGACCGCTGGCCTTTCTGGAGCAGGCCTCTGCGAGCCTGCCGCCAGCCCCTTTAAAACCAAATTAA